The following coding sequences are from one Salvia hispanica cultivar TCC Black 2014 chromosome 3, UniMelb_Shisp_WGS_1.0, whole genome shotgun sequence window:
- the LOC125214133 gene encoding eukaryotic translation initiation factor 5A-4, whose amino-acid sequence MSDEEHQFESKADAGASKTYPQQAGTIRKNGYIVIKGRPCKVVEVSTSKTGKHGHAKCHFVAIDIFTSKKLEDIVPSSHNCDVPHVNRTDYQLIDISEDGFVSLLTDSGNTKDDLRLPTDEALLTQIKDGFAEGKDLVVSVMSAMGEEQINALKDIGPK is encoded by the exons ATGTCTGACGAGGAGCACCAGTTCGAGTCAAAGGCCGACGCCGGCGCCTCCAAGACTTACCCCCAGCAGGCCGGCACTATCCGTAAGAACGGTTACATTGTTATCAAAGGCCGCCCCTGCAAG GTTGTTGAGGTTTCAACTTCCAAAACTGGAAAGCATGGCCACGCCAAATGTCACTTTGTTGCAATTGACATCTTCACTTCGAAGAAGCTCGAGGATATCGTTCCTTCTTCCCACAACTGTGAT GTTCCACATGTTAACCGCACTGACTACCAGCTTATTGACATCTCTGAAGATGGATTT GTGAGCTTGCTGACTGATAGTGGCAACACCAAAGATGATCTCAGGCTTCCAACTGACGAGGCTCTCCTTACTCAG ATCAAGGATGGATTTGCTGAAGGGAAGGATCTCGTTGTGAGTGTTATGTCTGCCATGGGGGAGGAGCAGATTAATGCTCTCAAGGACATTGGTCCCAAGTAG